The stretch of DNA GGAAAGGATATCTGATTCTCAGGAATTATCTTGACCCGTCCCGGATTGCACCCCTGATCAGGGGAACCGTCGTAGAGGGGTACAGGCTGGTGGAGGATGATCCGGTCGCACTGCGCGAATATCTCCTGCAGGATGTCGCGGCAGTCACACGGGACTCCAAACCGGAAACAGGCGGAATTGTTCCCATCGATCACCACTTCAACGTAAAAGGTATCGGGATCGTCATTCTCGGTTCTGTCCGGTCGGGCATTATCCACAAACACGATATCGTAGCCGTGCTTCCCGGCAAGAAAACGGCACAGATCCGTTCAATCCAGAAACATGATGATGACTGGAGTACCGCCTCGGCAGGTGACCGGGTGGGCCTCGCTCTGAAAAATATCGGTGCGGAAGACCTTGACCGGGGTTTTGTCCTCTCCACCGACGGAAGTGTAGCAACGACCCGCACGATTCACGGTCGGGCGGAACTGGGATCTTTCTGGCAGCACCCCCTGCGTGAAGGAATGGTGCTGCATATCGGACACTGGATGCAGTTCGTCTCCGGACGGGTTGTCACGGTTGACGCGGGGGATGACTGGAAACATCCTGCTGTAACGATCGCGCTTGACAGGGATCTGGTCTATCTTCCCGGTGATTCTGCAGTCATCCATCACCTCGATGCGGGCAGACTCCGGGTTGCAGGATCCGTTCTCCTGCACCAGCCATAAATAATTACTTTTACAAGAAAGGCCTTCATCGGCCGATAGAAATGGTAAAAGCACAGCAGCTCATCGTGGTTCCCGAGAACTCTCGTATCTCAGTA from Methanoculleus sp. SDB encodes:
- a CDS encoding elongation factor Tu → MANITVAILGSTGYARGIGKAGTTSDITFYNIKRGEDAVTMIEPARYPERVQSLFFSVSMADEAILVVDEIDTAFGETVVMLHAVGVRKGYLILRNYLDPSRIAPLIRGTVVEGYRLVEDDPVALREYLLQDVAAVTRDSKPETGGIVPIDHHFNVKGIGIVILGSVRSGIIHKHDIVAVLPGKKTAQIRSIQKHDDDWSTASAGDRVGLALKNIGAEDLDRGFVLSTDGSVATTRTIHGRAELGSFWQHPLREGMVLHIGHWMQFVSGRVVTVDAGDDWKHPAVTIALDRDLVYLPGDSAVIHHLDAGRLRVAGSVLLHQP